The DNA segment CAAATGCGCGGCAGGCGGCATCGGCCGCGCCGGGCCCTTGTTTCTCCCCCCAAACTTCGGGAAGCCGGACCACATAGCGGTGATAGACATGGCGCCCCGCCGGCGGGTCCCCGGGAAGGCCCAGGCCCGACTCCGCAAGTCCCTCGCGGTAGCAGGCCGCGATCTTCCGCCGGGCCTCGATGAAGCGCTCGTAGCGGGCCAGCTGCGAGAGGCCGAGGGCCGCCTGAAGATCGGTGAGTTTGTAGTTCCACCTCGGGAGTGTGTTTTCCCGCTCATCGTAGGAGCGCGCATCCCGGGCGGCCGCGAGCAGGGCCGCATCATCGCCCGCGATCATCCCGCCCTCGCCGGTGGTGAGGAGCTTGGTCGCATAGAAGCTGCAGATGGCGAGGCGGCCCGCCGCCCCGGCCGAAGAGCCCATCCGGCTCGCCCCCAGCCCTTGGGCGATGTCCTCGATGACGGGCACGCCCAGCGCGGCGATGTCGTCGGTCTCGGCCGCCGCGCCGAACAGATGGGTGACGATGACGGCGCGAGCCCCCTCGGCGGCGGCGCCCACGGTCTCGGGGGTGGGATTTCCGGTTTCGGGGTCC comes from the bacterium genome and includes:
- a CDS encoding DegT/DnrJ/EryC1/StrS aminotransferase family protein — its product is MKDDIPHSRPTLDEADAQAAAEAVRSGQIAEGPRVAEFERQMAAYLKRSDAVAVSSGLAALHLALHAMGVGPGCDVVIPSYNCAALLQAVRHTGARARLCDVDPETGNPTPETVGAAAEGARAVIVTHLFGAAAETDDIAALGVPVIEDIAQGLGASRMGSSAGAAGRLAICSFYATKLLTTGEGGMIAGDDAALLAAARDARSYDERENTLPRWNYKLTDLQAALGLSQLARYERFIEARRKIAACYREGLAESGLGLPGDPPAGRHVYHRYVVRLPEVWGEKQGPGAADAACRAFAAEGIGVRRPIHAPLHRLLGESGFPGTEAAWARHISLPIYPSLTADEADRIMDAARRIFQK